In one Butyrivibrio proteoclasticus B316 genomic region, the following are encoded:
- a CDS encoding AIR synthase-related protein, with protein MRLGKITENALKRSVLKQLRTEFKNTTSAAVGTDCAFSEKKRTFSTIVPVTVNVQDAAFYGVVKAVNGLVSQGLIPDHVEVSALLPIDAEEQVIKKIVADAIRAAKFCKVVYSGGHTEVTSAVNRPLVTVSAVGSCDDVSKSSGLFDSKPAPGQMLVMTKWAAMEGTAMLAAEKYQELTGRYPAPFIDDAISLREALFVGKEMDIAVESGITAAHDLSNGGVFAGLWDMAARAGCGLKVDMRCIPLRQETVEICEFFGLNPYHLLSGGSLLLATDNGEKLVADLRENGILAVVIGELVEGNDKVIINSDETRFLESPQADEILTVLG; from the coding sequence ATGAGATTAGGCAAGATTACTGAGAATGCTTTAAAGAGATCTGTTTTAAAGCAGCTTAGAACAGAATTTAAGAATACAACAAGCGCAGCTGTAGGGACAGACTGCGCTTTTTCTGAAAAGAAAAGGACTTTTTCCACAATTGTTCCTGTAACTGTAAATGTTCAGGATGCTGCTTTTTATGGTGTGGTAAAAGCGGTTAATGGGTTGGTATCCCAGGGACTTATACCAGACCATGTGGAAGTGTCAGCTCTTTTACCAATAGATGCAGAGGAACAGGTTATTAAGAAAATTGTCGCTGATGCCATAAGGGCGGCAAAATTTTGTAAGGTTGTCTACAGCGGAGGGCATACCGAGGTTACATCGGCAGTTAACAGGCCTCTTGTAACTGTTTCGGCTGTTGGATCTTGTGATGATGTTAGTAAGTCTTCAGGGCTCTTTGACAGTAAGCCGGCGCCCGGTCAGATGCTTGTAATGACTAAATGGGCTGCAATGGAAGGAACTGCGATGCTTGCAGCAGAGAAATATCAGGAACTTACAGGCAGATATCCGGCACCTTTTATAGATGATGCAATAAGCCTTAGAGAAGCTCTTTTTGTAGGAAAAGAGATGGATATAGCTGTTGAATCCGGAATTACTGCAGCACATGATCTGTCAAATGGCGGAGTGTTTGCAGGATTATGGGACATGGCCGCCCGAGCGGGATGCGGGCTTAAGGTGGATATGAGATGTATTCCTCTTAGACAGGAAACTGTTGAAATATGCGAATTCTTTGGGCTTAATCCGTATCATCTTTTGTCAGGTGGATCTCTTTTGCTTGCAACTGATAATGGGGAGAAACTCGTGGCTGACCTAAGAGAAAATGGCATTTTGGCTGTTGTAATCGGAGAGCTTGTGGAGGGGAATGACAAGGTTATCATCAATTCTGATGAGACAAGGTTTTTGGAATCCCCTCAGGCGGATGAGATTTTAACTGTGCTGGGGTAA